Proteins from a single region of Scleropages formosus chromosome 24, fSclFor1.1, whole genome shotgun sequence:
- the gpr26 gene encoding G-protein coupled receptor 26, with amino-acid sequence MDTAEAIVALLVVLVIAVSLLSNVLVLICFLYNPEIRRQVPGLFTLNLTFCNLLLTVSNMPLTLVGLVNKGQPGGEGFCRVVGFLDTFLTTNSMLSMAALSIDRWIAVVFPLSYHSKMRHRDAAIALGYTWAHSMSFSTAAACFSWTGYHHLYASCTLCNARGNSSRTQFVVFTVLFHCLTFLVSLVVLCVTYLKVLKVARFHCKRIEVITMQTLVLLVDIHPSVRQQCLEEQRRRRQRATRKISTFIGTFVLCFAPYVITRIVELFPAVPVNPHWGLLSKCLAYSKAACDPFAYSLLRNQYRKTCADIVNRMLKRSSLNASGPRMENERNHGAQMTE; translated from the exons ATGGACACGGCGGAGGCGATCGTCGCGCTCCTGGTGGTCCTCGTCATCGCCGTGTCGCTGCTGTCCAACGTGCTGGTGCTGATCTGCTTTCTGTACAACCCGGAGATACGCAGGCAGGTGCCGGGCTTGTTCACCCTCAACCTGACCTTCTGCAACCTGTTGCTCACCGTGTCCAACATGCCGCTCACTCTGGTGGGGCTCGTGAACAAGGGCCAGCCGGGCGGGGAGGGCTTCTGCCGCGTGGTCGGCTTCCTGGACACTTTCCTGACCACCAACTCCATGCTGAGCATGGCGGCGCTCAGCATCGACAGGTGGATCGCCGTGGTGTTCCCCCTGAGCTACCACTCCAAGATGCGCCACAGGGACGCGGCCATCGCGCTCGGCTACACGTGGGCGCACTCCATGTCCTTCTCCACGGCGGCCGCGTGCTTCTCCTGGACGGGCTACCACCACCTGTACGCCTCGTGCACGCTGTGCAACGCCAGGGGCAACAGCAGCCGGACCCAGTTCGTGGTCTTCACCGTGCTGTTCCATTGCCTCACCTTCCTGGTGTCCCTGGTGGTGCTGTGCGTCACCTACCTGAAAGTGCTCAAAGTGGCTCGCTTCCACTGCAAGAGGATAGAAGTGATCACCATGCAGACTCTGGTGCTCCTGGTGGACATTCACCCGAG TGTCCGGCAACAGTGCCTGGAGGAGCAGCGCCGTCGGAGGCAGAGAGCCACCAGGAAGATAAGCACCTTCATCGGTACCTTCGTTCTCTGCTTTGCGCCCTATGTGATAACGAG GATCGTGGAGCTGTTCCCCGCAGTGCCTGTGAACCCTCACTGGGGGCTGCTTTCCAAGTGCTTGGCCTACAGCAAGGCGGCCTGCGACCCGTTCGCCTACTCGCTGCTGCGGAACCAGTACAGGAAGACATGCGCCGACATCGTGAACCGCATGCTGAAGAGGAGCTCTCTGAACGCATCGGGACCCAGGATGGAGAACGAGAGGAACCATGGCGCACAGATGACGGAGTGA